In Desulfurococcaceae archaeon MEX13E-LK6-19, the genomic window CGAACCTCATCTTCATATTCCATGGTATATGCTCTGTTGATACAAGGGCTTTGATTCTGATATTGTCGCCACTATGTGTAGCTGGAATGAATATTGCGGCGAACGGTAGTTCTTGGTCGGCGTACTCACTATATACTTTAAGCCATGCCACAGGATAGTTCTCTCTTACACCAAAACTTATCATTCCAGCCATGCTCCTAGCATACATTATGCCGCCGGCGACTCTTGCGAAGAAGTAGAGTCTAGGGCTCCAGTATTCACGTCCGCTAGAATCAACAACATGTATCTCCATATAATGGGGTCCATTGCCAAGAGCCTCTACATCAATATAACCTACATACAAGCCACCATAACTATTTGCCTCTACAGCAGACATGTACGCTGCTGGCTCGCTGTCAATCCATAGTTCCACCTTAGTGATAGTGTCTTCACTGAATGCTAGTGCATGAACTTCGACTACACCACTGAGAACACTGCCTTGCTCGATATTGGTTATGAAGCCTATTGGCCACTGGCCAACAGTCGCGACCAGTGTTGAGACGATGTCGTTGTCTACAGCAACTAGTCTATACGCATATCCTATCCCGGTGTAATACCTGCTTGGATTCCAGTCGGCTTGCCATGGGCCAGGTAGTGTTAATGGTGCTGTTCCGATCCAGTACTTGCCGTAGTGTCTAGTTACATAGTTCTCGTGAACATGTCCATATAATATTCCTCTGACTTTACTATAACTACTGATCACACGTAAGAGTCTCCATGGATCACCCTTGGTTATCGTGTTGTATGGTGTAGCCTTGTAGTCCCAACCACCTAGGTCAACAACTTCGTTGCTATTCGGAGCCGGCGGGTGATGCATGAAAACCCATACTTCTCTGCAGGAAGGATCGTTTTCTGCCTCACCAAGCCATGTCTCCAGAAGATCAAGTATCTTGTCCTCGATATTTCCGCTCGACGTAGTCGGGTCGGATGTGTTTATTGCTATGAACCTAATGTACTCATAGTCGTTTATCCATAGATCCCACTTGTATGTTGGGCTACCAAAATACTCATACCATTTATCCCATCCACTAGCACTAGAATCCTTGTACGAGTATACATCATGGTTCCCAGCAGTATCAAGCCGTAGTAGGTCAGGCCAGAAATCCATGACACTACGGTACACAGGATACCATTCATCAGCGTACACAGGGTCATCAACTATATCGCCAGTGTCAATCAGCACGATTGGTTTGAAACCGCTAGCCAGGAAAACGTTTCTTACATCGTCAGCGAACTCATACATTTTGGATACATTAGCAGAACCACTACCTAAATGGAGGTCTGTTATATGGATGAGATAATAGATATTATCGCTTACAGCATCAGCTTTTATAGGATTGTTTAGTAGCGGCAAAGGAACTGTTATGAAAGTGAAGAGTACCAGAATTAATAATGTGTTAAAGAACTTAATAGAACGCAATATACCACCATTTACTATATATTTAATTGTAGTAGTATTTATACGAATATAAAATGAGATAATTATAAACCACTCAATTAAATAGCATTAGAGCAAGAAGATTTTGTTGAAAGAGGAAACAATAGAGGGAAAAATTATCTACAATACCGTAATTTGGTGCCTTTCCTTGAGCATATTGATTTAAGTCTATTCTCCTTACAACACCAGCTTAATCTATTGTATTTATCCATGGTATTGCTATAAATTATGCAAAAATCAAAAGAACATAGTCAGGCAGAATAGTATATACTGTACACTGTAACTACAGTAGGGTGGACGCGTTAAATGCTTGTTAGAGCATCTATTGGCACATTGGCTTTACTTGGTTTTTATAGTACTAGATTAGATGAAAGACCATTTACAGCCTACTTGCTCCAGTACTCTAGGGATGGTTGTCTTGCCGGTTGTATATTTTGTCCTCAAAGCCGATCTAATCTTCAGGTAGACAAGGAGCTCTTGTCTAGGATTCCTTGGCCTGTTGTTGAGCTCGAGGAAATTGTTGAAAAACTTAGGGAGTCCAGGGTTTTCTCGAGGGTTTGTGTTGAGAGTGTCTTAAAGAAGAAATTTATTGACGAGATGCTGGAGATCGCGAATTATATAGTGTCTAGCGGTATTGATGTACCGTTAAGTATTGCTGTGACTCCTGTCCATAGAAAATATCTCGTTGAGCTCGAGAAAACCGGTGTCGACAGGCTTGGCATCGGTCTTGATGCCGCTACCCCAAGTGTTTTCGTTGCAGTAAGGAAACCGTATACCTGGAGAACATACATGGAGTTCATAGAGAGTGCACTAGATGTTTTTGGCGAGCATAGAGTTGAGGTTCACTTGATCAGGGGTCTTGGTGAGACCGAGCGCGAGTTCGTTGAGACCATGGCTATGCTCATGGAGATGGGTGTTGATATAGCATTGTTTGCATTAACCCCCGTGAAGGGCACTCTCGTGGAGAAGTATAGGCAGCCAAGCATAGAGTCCTATAGGAGAATACAGCTTATACGCTACCTATTGTCTCGTGGGATGAAGCTGGAGGATATAGTGTTCTTCGCGGGGGACAAGGCTTGCCTCAAGAAACATGTTGTTGAGGAGGTACTCAGTAATTTCGACGAGTACGCTGGAGCCTTCCTTACATCTGGTTGCCCTGGATGCAATAGACCATTCTACAATGAGAGGACTAGAGGGCCATTCTACAACATGCCCTCCCATAGATTCATGCGTAAACACTATGAATTACTGTACAAGGAGGTAGAGAAAGCTCTAATGGAGTGTAGCCAAAGTGGCTAAACCACAAGCCTTCATCCCGGGGAGAAAATTCCCCGACATAAGTATAACCGGGAGAGCTTGTGCTCTCGGTTGCGACTATTGTAGAGGACACTACCTCCATGGCATGGAGTATGCTACCAGCCCGAAAGAACTCTACGACACGATAAGATACCTTGTCAAGAAGGGTGCACGTGGAGTACTCGTATCAGGAGGATTCACTCGGGAAGGCAGACTACCAATAGAGCCATTTATTCCAGTACTGAAGCAAGCTAAGAAGGATTTCGACCTAGTCATAAGTGTTCACACGGGTGTTATCGATAAAGAACTTGCGTCTAGGCTTCGTGAAGCAGGCGTCGATATAGTAGACTACGAGCTCGTACTAGACCCCATTGTCGTCAAGAAGGTGAAGCACTTGGATAAATCACCCGAAGACTATATCAGAGGGTACGATACGCTTGTTAAACATGGTCCACCATACATAGCACCCCATGTACCCATAGGATTCAACTACGGTAGAATACTCTATGAGAAACAAGTAATCGATATTCTGAGAGACTACAAGCCATATATTGCAATATTCCTCGTATTCATACCAACAAAAGGCACCCCAATGGAGAACGTTAAGCCGCCTGAGGTAAACGATATCCTCGACATAATCAAGTACTCTAGGAGGGTTCTTGGAGAAAAAACGATTCTATCAATGGGATGTATGAGGCCATGGAGTATGAAGTTCTTGCTTGATAAGATGTTGGTTGAACAAGAGCTTGTAGACAGAATAGTCAATCCTCCAGTAAAAATAATTGAAATGTATAACCTGGAGAAAATAGAGGCTTGTTGTTCTGTACCAAAAGAGCTGCTTTATAAATTCCTGTAAGCCATCTGGTTTGGGCGAGGTTTAATAGTGTGTAACCTGGCTAGATTGGTTCACGGGACGTGTTCTTGGGTACACGCGATCCTAGAGAGGTTCTCCGTTTACTGGAGGAGCTGAGGCGTAGGGATCCCAGTTATGTTGATGGAGAAGTCCTTGGCTCAATGACTACTGAGCCACTTTGGTATAGTGTCGAGGCATTCAAGATCTTTATCAACACTAACTTAAACGATCCCGCGTTGTTCAAGGAGACTTATAGGCTTGAAAGAGATGTCGTGGCAAGGATATCAAGTTTATTCCATGGCAATGGCCATGGTGTTGTTACCTATGGTGGCACCGAGTCCAATATAACAGCACTCTATATTCTCAGGGAGCTCCGTAAAGGAGACATTGTTGTTGCTCCAAAGTCTGCTCACATAAGTATCAAGAAGGCTTGCAAGCTACTAGGATTGACGCTCATAACAACGAGACTCAAGGAAGACTATACCCCTGATCTAGAGGAGATGTGTAGGGTTATACGCTGGTATAAAGACCGTATTGTAGCGGTTGTTTTCACGGCGGGGACAACTGATCTAGGGATCGTGGAGCCTGTCGACAAGCTGGTGGAGATGTGTGGTGACACAGGAGTACCGATACATGTTGATGCAGCATATGGTGGACTACTAGCTATCTTCCTACAGAAACACCGATCCGGCATACCATTGTTTGACTTCAGGCTAGAGAATGTTTACACCATAACTGTTGATACACACAAGATAGTCTCCCCGATACCCGGCAGCCTACTGCTTGTCAAGAACAAGGAGCTCGAGGAACTAGCTTCTTTCGAAGCACCATACATGCCGGAGAGGAAACAAAGAACACTACTTGGCACGAGAACGGGCGGCGTAGTAGCAGCAATATGGTCTATACTAGAAGTCGAGGGATTCGAGGGACTGGAGAAACTAGCCCTAGACCTCATGGAGCGAGCAGAGTATCTTGTAGACAAACTAGGCGAGCACGGCTTCAAAGTAGTCAGGAAACCAATGCTACCACTGGTAGCAATACGAGTGCCAGACAGGGATCGTGTAGTCGAGGGGCTGTGGAGAAATAGACTCTATGTATACCCATCAACAATACCAGACGTGATACGAGTAGTCATAGGAAGACACATAACCAGAGAACACATAAACAGGTTCGTCGATACATTGGTTAGAATAGTCAAGAAGTGAAAATAGGTTTTCTCCATTGTCTTTGAATCAATAGAAACCGGCCGGTTTCCAATGGCTTTGCTACTTCTTCCCCGAGACTATGCTGTAGATTATTGAGGTTAATTCTTTTGTGTCAATGAGGTTTTCTGGAGGCCTCTTGCCCTTGTATTCTCTTGGTAGTGGGTTGCTGCAGTACATTGCTTCGCTTAGTTCTCCACGTATAATGGCTGGTGGTAGTATGGCTGCTGCCCGTACTTCTCCCTTCTTGATGTCCTGTATGTTGGTTATGATTGTGTAGAGGAATAGTCCCTCAGCCTTTGTTATATAGAGTTTATCGGCGTTAGGGTGCTTGTGAACACTAGTTACCTCTACACCTTCTATGTCGACAGCGTACCATGGCTTGTTTTCTTCGCCGAGAGAAAGACGGTACTGGAGCCCATAGAGTATCCTCAGCACATACCTTACCTCAGCGACGACAAACGGGTCCGGCTTGAATTTCTGGAGCAAATCCTTTTGCAGTAGTTGCGAAGCAAGCTTCTTAGACAACTCTTTAAGCTGAGTAAGCTCTGGAGACTTAACGATGTCGGGCCACGGTAGGAAACTGTATTTCAGCCTCAACAGCAACGTCTTGGCTTCCTTGACGAGATTACTTACTGCACCCCAGTTCAATGGGAGGCTGAGCTTGTGGAGCTTAACAATCTCCTCAAGAGTACTGACAGCCTTCTCGGCAACAAGTATCCTGTAATCCCTGCTCGTATCCATAGTTGGCACCAAGCAATAGTATTGGTGGAAGGTATAAGTAGGTAACCGGTTTTACTCTATGTATGTAGCATGATAACATAGTTTAACAGCCATTGACAGATCGTCTTAACTAGAATTATGCAATGTTTTCAATGAATCAGCGGAGGTCGTATATCTCCAGTGGTATCACGAAAGACAAGAGGACTTGCAGCACTACTGGTGACTACAATACTATGGGGTTCTTCCTTTCCAGCAATAAAGATCATTATGTACTCAGTCCATGAATATACGTACACTTGGCTACGTAGCCTTGTAGCATTAACTGGATTATTCCCCTATGTGTTGTATCGTCTGTCTTCCCAAAGTAGAATAAGTGCTCGCGTTGTTAAGGGAGGGTTGCTTGCCGGTATAGCTTATGCTCTCGGGCTATGGCTTCAGGGATGGGGGACACGGTATACTACGGCTAGTAACTCTGCCTTCATAACTGGCTTGAATGTTGTCTTTGTCCACGTATACACGGCGGTTATATTGAGGAAGTATAGTGTCCGGCAAGGTATTGCATTACTGCTCGCTATAACGGGTCTCTACATGTTGACGAAGCCGAGCACGGGCTTCAATATAGGGGATTTTCTTGTACTCCTTGGTGCTTTCATGTGGGCTCTGCAAGTCATTATTGTAGACAAGTATTCTGTTGGAAGCGATCCACTTGTATTCACTTTCTTCGAGATGATTCCCGCACTATTATTTATTATACCAGATTATTTCACAGGAGTAACGCTACCTCCTCTAAACAGTTTGCTGCTCATAATATACCTTGGGCTAGTATGTAGTGATGCAGCATTCACTCTACAAGTATATGGGCAGAAATACATAGTACCATCCTACGCGGCAATAATATACTTGCTTGAACCAGTATTTGCATCAATATTCGCCTACATAGTTCTTGCGGAAACAATGGTTGCACTACAAGTAGTTGGAGCAGCACTGATACTGTCATCAATGTTTCTTGCGTCAACAGAAGAAATTATTGTAAAAAACAATACTAGTTAGAAACTTCGCCAAGGGATACGGGTTTCTTGTACCATCTAATGCTGATCTATATACGCGATAGCCTCTACTTCAAGGTCAGCATTCATAGGGAGGCTAGATACCTCTACTACAACTCTTGCTGGCGGGTTCTCTTTGAAATACTCCTTGTATACTTCATTGAATTCTTTGAACAACTTTATGTCCCTCAAGTACACAGTTACCTTTACGACATCATCGAGTGTTCCACCAGCAGCTTCAACAATAGCTTTTATGTTCTCGAGAACCCTCTTTACTTTATCACGGAAACTACCTTCAACAATCTTGCCTGTAGAAGGATCTATAGGTATTTGTCCTGCGATAAAAAGCCATTTGCCTGCAAGAACACCTTGACTATAGGGGCCAATGGGTTTAGGTGCTTTATCCGTGTACACGATCTTTTTAACCATACACAGGACACCTTCTAGGAAAAGCTTTTCAACGAAAACTATTTCTTCTTCGTGATACTTTTCAGTTTCTCTAAAACGTGTTTAGCCTCAACGTAAAAACTCCTTATCGTGCCGATTACTACTGTCTTGAAGTTTTTCCTATGCCGTATCTCGAATAGATAATATGTTATGAAGCTGAGTGCCGCTATGAAGAACAATATTTTCCCTACATCAACGGCTAGCCAAGAGGTTGTTGTATTGCTTGGTGGACTTGTTTCTCCTGTTTTCTTCAGTAATTGTATATAGTGTTTTGTGATATTGTAGATCGTATAGGGAGTGTACCCAGGGATTTCTGCTGTTGCATCGTAGTGTGGCTCGATCATGCTTCTTTCATGGTACTCGTTCCAACTATAAATAGCAATGATTTTTACTTCATTCTTGTGCTCTATAACCCACTCCCACTGTTTTATGTAAGCTTGGGCAACATACGTTGGGTCAACAAGCCTATCATCACAGCCTGTTCTATTACTGTATATACAGAATAGTCGGTCATCGAACCTAGGTGTCAAGGCTACATAGCCGTCTCTCCTTACCCTCAATTCCACGTCTTTAAGTGTAACCCATGGAGCCAAGTAGTCTGGCCACAAGTCCCAGTCCTGGTACCCTGCGTTATCAACGTCGTTCCCCACGATTCTTATCTCAAATCTATTGTCATTGGGTTTGTAGGTCATCCCTATGGGGTTGAATGCTAGTACAAGTGGTTTACCATTAAGCCTAAAGTACACGTTAGGATACTTCTCGACATAATTCTCCATGATGTAGTCTAGTGTGATGCTCCAGAAACTCTCATTATACCAGTCCGATCTCTCAGTATGGAGATAGGGTTCAACAAGTATAGCAGCTTTAACACTATAGTTCCCGTTACTGATTATACTAAACAGCTTCTGGGCAGCATGGTCTTCATAGCTTCTAGGGCCCCACCAGGATACAAACAATACATCGATACCAGCATCCTCGATCAATCCCAGCTGCCACTCGATAACACTAGTATTCATACTAGAGTAAAAGCCTATGACAGGCATATCACCGAAAAGTACGAGTGTATCATTACTATCACTCCAATGCCTGCCATCACTACCGTACCAAACATAGTAATACACAGCAACAACAGGCTCGCTGGATACATCACTATTTACAATACCAACATGCAATACAATGAAACCCAGCAGCATAACCCCAAGAATCCATTTATGCGTATCCACCACAAGCGACCCCAGTAGGTGAATAAACCTTAAACTATATAGAAGGTTTCTTAAAACAGAACACAAGGCGTGACTTTTTGATTATTCTAGTAGTACTATTGTTGATGAAAAGTGCGAAGATTACCTGGATTACTGAGAACTCCAGTCTTCTAGGGTGATGTTCCAGTATTTCCTATACTTGTCGTACTCTTTCCCGTCAATAAAGGGTATGGTATAGCGTTTTGCGTCGTAGGAAAGAACTGTGTACCTAGCGATTATGCTGCCTCCCAAGGTCTTAACGACATCAGATAAACTCTTCTCTACATCAGTAAGGTATTTTCCAGGCATAGCAAATGTAAGGAGGACACTGCCATCTGCAAGCAGGCTCCCTCCTGCAAACATTGGATACTCTAGGAACAAGCCTAACAATAGCCTAGCATCATTTTCCTTTAGGTCGGATACAATGGCTATAAGACCTAGATCGTTTAGTTTATACCATGGCATTCTTCTAACACACACTCCCTTGAATACTTTATGTGAATAAAAGAAATCGATGGCTTTCTTGACGTCTTTAGGTCTAACACCGAGTTTATTTGCTAGCTCATAGTGTGGATGGAATGGTTTCAACTCAAGTTCCTTAAGGATCTTCAAGTATAGACTTTTGAGGACAAGCTGTTTTTCTCGAGAGTTCATGTTAGCCGGGATAGGTGTAGCTGAGTCAAGTCTTTTTAGCAAAAGTCTAGCCCAGACGTTGGGCATAAGATCGCCTTCAACTCTATATACTGTGAATTTAGGCTGAGGATAAACATCAATAGATGATACATAAACGTCTCTAAACGACACGTTTATCCTAGAGAGAAACAGAGTATGGTTCAGCCCAAAGGGCATAAAGAAAACCATATATGTTCCTCTAGGAAGCATTCTTGCCTCAAGCCTTAGGAAAGGTATCCAGTCGTGTGTTATTTCGCTGTCTGAGAAAACAAAGACTTTCCTGAGAAAGATACGGCTTATATCAATACTCATCCTTAGCCTAAACCCTGCTTCTTCAACCTTCATGAGTCTCCTTTGGAAAACCTTATAGTCTATCCCGAGAATACTGCTTGCACGATAACCACATGGATAGTCTATCTTGTATAATGCTTCAAGGAATCTTGCTACACTATATTCGACAAATAAGTTCTGCATCCTGTGCTACCCACGCTTATTTATTTTGTGGGACTTCGCTACCGTTCTTCTTGTACTAGAATAGATAATCTCGTGTTAAAAAAGGAAAAGAAACACGGCGAGTAGAATGCATAAGATCCTTAATAGAGTACTCCTTTACTTTTCTGATAAGAGATTAGTCAAGCTTATTATACTCAGCATGCTAGTGGTCCTGAAAATATTTGGTTCAGAAATATCGCCGACAGGAGATCCCATTCCTGAAGCTGAAGACGGTAGTCTAGTATAGCTATACTGTAATCTTATTTGCGGACCTACTAAGCTCATGCTACAAAACTTTTTTGAATATAGTTCTCGTGATTGATTACCTGTCTTCCATAAAGAGTTTTCCTAAAGTAATATAGTCTCCTTCACGTACGTTATTTATTGGTTTTCGTGATACTAGTTTGATGTATTCGCGGGAGAAGTGTATCGAGACTCCGTGGAATACTTGGCCGGTTTCTTTGTCCACCAAAACAGTATCTCTTGTAGGAGCTTCATAGAGAGATGCATTGTATAATCCGAGATCAATTTCTCCTTTGTTTTTACCGGGGTTTATCATGGCTATGTATCCGTAGTGAGGATATCCTCCTTCTAGGAAGTATTGTGTCTTATCGTTTCCTGTGGATAATGGTGTAGGACCATATCCTATTGTCTTGCTTGGCTTTATGAGCACGTAGTACGTGTTTCTATGGGTAACAATGCCTTCGATACTATTGGTTGTTGGTACTTCCTTCCTTAAAGAAAGGATCTTTAGTCTGTAGGCACCACGTACTCTCAACGGGTCATGTAGGGGCCTTATCTCGATATGCATGTGTTTCTCAGACCACACGTACATGTAGCCCGATACAATTAATCTTCCAAGAGGGTCACCATAATAGATCTTCTCGCCAACACGAACCCTAGGCTCTACATGAAGGATCTTGGCGACAGTAAATGGGGTCAACTGCACTAGGATGAGAGGCTCCTTGTCAAGAGCATCACTCCTCTTTCTAGGGGCGTTAAACCACTTAATGAAGATAACTCTGCCTTCGTCGAAGGGGAATAACGGCTCGTCTTTTGGGTATATGTCTATAGCTGTTGAAAACTTGTGTGCAGGGTAAGGGCTATTATAAAAACTGAAGAAAAGTGCTTCGTCGAGAAACATGCTGATAAAATCTTTGTAGCTGGTGTATATGATGTTGGTTTTCATGGTACATCAGCCGTGGTTATGGCTAATATTTTGGCATTGCTTTAGTTTATGAAGAAACTATTTATTATTAGTAGCTACAGAATAATTTTATTGTGCCGGTGATTTGCATCGGCTCTTGTTTTCTCTATTTCTATTAGCGATTTTATTTATATTTCATGGAGGAGAAGTAGCTGTTGGCGATGATGGTGTCAGAATGTTTAAGAAAAAGCAGCTCCCACTCTTCTTTAAAGGAAGGTATATTACTTTTGGTGTACAGCAAGATAGGTGCTAACAATTAATCCAATTAACGCTATTATTGTTGTGTACATGAATGCTGTTTGTACACCTATATTCTCGTATAATAGACCTACAATATAGTATCCTGTTAGTGCTGTGAAACCATGGGTTCCATGCATGTACCCGTAGGCTTTTGCCCGTAGCTCTCTCGGTACATAGTAGCTTGTCAGTACTCTCATTAGGGTGTCGTTGAAGCCGTGGTATAGGCCGTAGAGTATGAAGTATAGGAGTCCCCAATAGTAGCTGTTCGTATATACTACTATGAGTGCTCCTAGTGCCTGTATTATGAAGGCCATGGGGTATAGTTTTGGGTGACCTATCTTGTCGCCGAGGAGTCCAACGGGATATGCTGTAGCGGCATAGACTATGTTTGCTAGTGTTAGGAGTAGTATGGCGTTCTCCTGGCTCCACCCGATCTCTGTAGCCCTGATCAAGAGGAATGCATGAGTATAACCAGCCAAACCTGTTAAGCCTAGTGCTGTGAGGAACATCCAAAACGATCTCGGTATACCTTGTATACTAGTAGCTTCACGTGTTTGCTTGGGTAATGTCTTTGGCCCTGTTATCTTGGGTTCTCTGACGAACAACCATAGTATGAGTACTGCAAGGAACCCAGGTATAAAACAGAACAAGAACACTCCCTTGAAACCAACAAGGGGTAGAAGAAGGAAGGCTAGGAAGGGACCTAGCACAGCGCCAACAGTATCCATGCTACGGTGGAACCCAAAGGCACGACCCCTGGTCTTACTTGATGCACTCATGGATAAGAGTACGTCTCTAGGAGAAGTCCTCACACCCTTCCCAACACGATCAACAGCTTTAACGACGAGTACGTGTAGCCAGTGGCTCGTAAAAGCAAGCAATGGCTTTGTGATAGTAGATAAACCGTAGCCGATAAGAGCAAGAACCTTGTACTTTCTTATCCTATCAGCAATCCAGCCGCTAAGAAGCTTAAACAAACTAGCCATAAACTCCCCAACACCCTCAATAAGGCCAAGAACATCCTTACCAAAACCAAGAACGGCAGTAACGTAAAAGGGGAGCACAGCATAAGCAGACTCGGTAGAAACATCAGTCAGCAAACTAGTAAAACTCATACCAAGAACATTACGGTTAAGATAACCTTTATCATCAATCTCTTTATTAACGTTCTTCAATCACAACCACCACTTTTCAGCATATACTAAACGCTCAGGACACCACTGTAAATTGCTCAGCTTCAAGAACTGTTTATAAATAAGTTTACAAAAACAATTATCCAGATGATGAAGCCTGCATCGGCGTAAAGAAGCTAGGGGATGCGCGGAATCTTCCCTGCGGCTGATTGACACTATTTGACAGTATGGCTGTTGTATATGTACTTATTTTTATGGAGGTAAGAAGAGTTCTTCATTACGTGACTATGTATTTCCTTAAGTTGCCTGGTTCGGGTATTGTTATTCCTGCTTTCCTCAAGACACTTACCGTCTTCTTGTGCTCTATGTCTAGAGTGTATCTATAGTTTCTTGTTGATTCTTTGAGTATTTGTACCGGTATACCCGTTTTTATGGAGTACCATTCCATTGCCTGGTCTGGTCTGCGGATGTATTCCTCGAGGCTCTCGCTATAGGTTTTCTTGACTAGGTCTATGTCTAGTTTTGTTAGTGTGCTTATTGCTAGTGTACAGCAATGCGGTATATCGAGGTCTTTGAGGCTTATGATCTCTTTGTAGCCCATTTTCTTTAGTTTTGTCGCGAGAGGCTCCCATATGGCGGCGTATTTTGCCCTACCACTAGCGATCATGTACATGATTTCCTCGCCTGAGCCACCATACATCTTGTTTTCCAGCGGGATCCCTTCCTCAGATAAAACCAGCGTGATCAATAGATCCATCGTTGAGGCCTTCGACGACACAGCCTTGTCATCTCTAGCCCACGGGTTTTCTATGACACTCGCGCCGCCAACAGCCCCACCCCCTATTATCCTCAGCCTGTTTGTCATTGAGGCATAGAGGAATTGTGTGACAAGAGGGCTTAAAACAAGATCAATCTTTCCAGTCACGGCGTCAAGTGTTGCATCGAGAGCATTAGAGTATACGATAACATCGAGCCAGTATCCTCGTTCCCTCAGTTTCTTAGCGAAATACGTTATAAAGGGGTATTCGCTTGACCACACTATACCAAGCTTAACTATATTTTCATGCTTCCCCGTGTGCTGAATAGGGTATACTATCTTTGTGATACCATGTTCTCTTATCTTCTTCACTATGCCT contains:
- a CDS encoding metallophosphoesterase, with protein sequence MRSIKFFNTLLILVLFTFITVPLPLLNNPIKADAVSDNIYYLIHITDLHLGSGSANVSKMYEFADDVRNVFLASGFKPIVLIDTGDIVDDPVYADEWYPVYRSVMDFWPDLLRLDTAGNHDVYSYKDSSASGWDKWYEYFGSPTYKWDLWINDYEYIRFIAINTSDPTTSSGNIEDKILDLLETWLGEAENDPSCREVWVFMHHPPAPNSNEVVDLGGWDYKATPYNTITKGDPWRLLRVISSYSKVRGILYGHVHENYVTRHYGKYWIGTAPLTLPGPWQADWNPSRYYTGIGYAYRLVAVDNDIVSTLVATVGQWPIGFITNIEQGSVLSGVVEVHALAFSEDTITKVELWIDSEPAAYMSAVEANSYGGLYVGYIDVEALGNGPHYMEIHVVDSSGREYWSPRLYFFARVAGGIMYARSMAGMISFGVRENYPVAWLKVYSEYADQELPFAAIFIPATHSGDNIRIKALVSTEHIPWNMKMRFALTTSKETFVPDDGYDVSEALLKLVAGMNIEKDYTYPYDLCLWRQTNSRTGWGDYLYFQDYWPAVGYWLQVTYYQDYFFGEVWMENETYWDGANSLTWTYRTASNDYDDINYAVFLVRSDPGYYSQASIAYFEVNDANGKTGYSLVPNILGIPTLITITDYYDQADYVYIVVELKTIYGDPVADGTIIIQGSSDGIHWYTLTTLTLQDNSDTVFTFIVPQEVYYRAVYKPNYDPWHMYSVHETSPVEAVSSPVYHG
- a CDS encoding radical SAM protein is translated as MLVRASIGTLALLGFYSTRLDERPFTAYLLQYSRDGCLAGCIFCPQSRSNLQVDKELLSRIPWPVVELEEIVEKLRESRVFSRVCVESVLKKKFIDEMLEIANYIVSSGIDVPLSIAVTPVHRKYLVELEKTGVDRLGIGLDAATPSVFVAVRKPYTWRTYMEFIESALDVFGEHRVEVHLIRGLGETEREFVETMAMLMEMGVDIALFALTPVKGTLVEKYRQPSIESYRRIQLIRYLLSRGMKLEDIVFFAGDKACLKKHVVEEVLSNFDEYAGAFLTSGCPGCNRPFYNERTRGPFYNMPSHRFMRKHYELLYKEVEKALMECSQSG
- a CDS encoding radical SAM protein translates to MAKPQAFIPGRKFPDISITGRACALGCDYCRGHYLHGMEYATSPKELYDTIRYLVKKGARGVLVSGGFTREGRLPIEPFIPVLKQAKKDFDLVISVHTGVIDKELASRLREAGVDIVDYELVLDPIVVKKVKHLDKSPEDYIRGYDTLVKHGPPYIAPHVPIGFNYGRILYEKQVIDILRDYKPYIAIFLVFIPTKGTPMENVKPPEVNDILDIIKYSRRVLGEKTILSMGCMRPWSMKFLLDKMLVEQELVDRIVNPPVKIIEMYNLEKIEACCSVPKELLYKFL
- the mfnA gene encoding tyrosine decarboxylase MfnA, with protein sequence MGTRDPREVLRLLEELRRRDPSYVDGEVLGSMTTEPLWYSVEAFKIFINTNLNDPALFKETYRLERDVVARISSLFHGNGHGVVTYGGTESNITALYILRELRKGDIVVAPKSAHISIKKACKLLGLTLITTRLKEDYTPDLEEMCRVIRWYKDRIVAVVFTAGTTDLGIVEPVDKLVEMCGDTGVPIHVDAAYGGLLAIFLQKHRSGIPLFDFRLENVYTITVDTHKIVSPIPGSLLLVKNKELEELASFEAPYMPERKQRTLLGTRTGGVVAAIWSILEVEGFEGLEKLALDLMERAEYLVDKLGEHGFKVVRKPMLPLVAIRVPDRDRVVEGLWRNRLYVYPSTIPDVIRVVIGRHITREHINRFVDTLVRIVKK
- a CDS encoding RNA-binding protein, which codes for MDTSRDYRILVAEKAVSTLEEIVKLHKLSLPLNWGAVSNLVKEAKTLLLRLKYSFLPWPDIVKSPELTQLKELSKKLASQLLQKDLLQKFKPDPFVVAEVRYVLRILYGLQYRLSLGEENKPWYAVDIEGVEVTSVHKHPNADKLYITKAEGLFLYTIITNIQDIKKGEVRAAAILPPAIIRGELSEAMYCSNPLPREYKGKRPPENLIDTKELTSIIYSIVSGKK
- a CDS encoding RidA family protein; this translates as MVKKIVYTDKAPKPIGPYSQGVLAGKWLFIAGQIPIDPSTGKIVEGSFRDKVKRVLENIKAIVEAAGGTLDDVVKVTVYLRDIKLFKEFNEVYKEYFKENPPARVVVEVSSLPMNADLEVEAIAYIDQH
- a CDS encoding MFS transporter; this translates as MSFTSLLTDVSTESAYAVLPFYVTAVLGFGKDVLGLIEGVGEFMASLFKLLSGWIADRIRKYKVLALIGYGLSTITKPLLAFTSHWLHVLVVKAVDRVGKGVRTSPRDVLLSMSASSKTRGRAFGFHRSMDTVGAVLGPFLAFLLLPLVGFKGVFLFCFIPGFLAVLILWLFVREPKITGPKTLPKQTREATSIQGIPRSFWMFLTALGLTGLAGYTHAFLLIRATEIGWSQENAILLLTLANIVYAATAYPVGLLGDKIGHPKLYPMAFIIQALGALIVVYTNSYYWGLLYFILYGLYHGFNDTLMRVLTSYYVPRELRAKAYGYMHGTHGFTALTGYYIVGLLYENIGVQTAFMYTTIIALIGLIVSTYLAVHQK